The DNA sequence TCGCTCGTAGTTATATTAGAGAGTAGATATGGATGATTATATGTATTAATAACCTTACATATGTTTTCACTTTTAGCATGAGCATATTCTTTAAAGTCATTTAGTATTTTAATTATATGCATAAGTATAACCTCTAACCCAATAAGCACTCAATTCACCTTATAACTAATCTCATTTAGCATTCGTGAAGTATCAACAAGAGTAATTTCTGGATTACCACTACCTTTTTTTCGTTTTTGCTTAATTGTATTTGGACTAAGTTCAGGCTTGATTTTATTTGACAATACATAATTTTGATAATAAGTTATAAATGCTTCTCCAATGGCACTCATTCCAGATCTAGGATCACGTTTAAATTCATTTTTTATATAATCATTACTGATATATTCTCTAAACTCACAACTAGCAGCAACTTCACTTAAATGTTTACGTACTGGTAAATTATTAGCGCCAATCTCATGCATGCGTGCAACATTAGCTCTGCCCCCAAACCAACCAACCTCTAACTCTATTTCCATACAACATCCTTTAAAATTAGTGTTTGGTAACCAATAGAAGAGTCAATACTTACTATTTCGTAATAATTATCACCTATAGAAATTCTATCTTGAAGATTGAAGATAATATCATCACTTGTATAAAGTTTAGAGAGTCCTTGTAAGTCAAATAAATTTGAGTCATAAATCATCCTTAATTCTTGGGGACTTATATCTATAATAATGCCTGTAAATTCTAAGTAGTCTTCTTTATTAAATACCCTCTGATAAAAATTATCATCAAGTGTAATAGTTTCAAATTTATATAAACGTAAAGGATCAGGAGCTTTGTATGTAAATATCATACGTTGTGACATTTGTGATAACCTATCTCTAAGATTATTCATTACACAACTCCTATACAGGAAGGAGACGTAGTATCTCTTTTAACTTTATCTAGATACGCATCAAATCGTAAACAGAAGTTTTTATTACAACTGTCAGATTGACTAGTATCAGATATAGGGTGATAGTCAATTTCCAGTTCATTGAATTTCTCTCTCTTTATTCTCTCAAATTCAAGTTCACGGACAATCCCCTTTTTCCTCAGTTCACATCCAATATGATAGTAAGTAAGCAAGAAGATATCATTATAAGTAAGCTTCTCTGACTGTATTCCATTAGCTAATAATATTGACTCTAAGAGATTAATTTGCATCATAAAGCTTTGAATAGAAAATTCTTCTATACTTATTCCCAAAAGGGAAATAATATTAGAGTGAAGCCTGCTTATAAATAATTCTTCTTCTTGTCTCTCTATCTCTTGTTGAGCTGTTCTCTGTTGCATTACCAGGTTAACCTTTAAGATTGTTTAATATCAACTCGTAAAATTGTTTTCTCTGTTGCTAAGAGTCCACCAAGTACAAAATCAAGGTATGAATGTTCAATATCAGTTGAATCCTCATCAACTTTTTTATTTAGCATTGGCAACATGTATTTACTTGATTTAAGTCTAATAAGATTAGGACTTAATGGATAAATTAGTATCTGATTTTGAAGTAAATTACTTGTATGTAAGTAAACTTCTTGCCAATTATTTACAGCCTTAATTGTATCAGTAATAACATCTTTCCATTTATCACTTGTATAACTAAGATTATCTGATGAAACACTTGTTATTGCACATGGTTTGATAAGTTTTAAACTTGTTACTGGGTCAACTAATACCATCATAGGAGTTGAGAATTCATCTCCTAGCTCTAATTTTGCAAGTCCTGACTTTATCTTTTCAAAGATCTTATCCATCTTATCTTTATTTGAAGCCTCAACTTCTTCATCAATTTGATTTGGCATATTAAGAAGTCCGTACATATTAGGAAGCATTCGTTTTTGATTCTTTCCGTCTTTTTGGATTGAAACATCACCTGTTAAGATAAACTGGTCAATAATCTTGATAATCTCATCACTTGCAAGTTTGTATGCTTGCTCGAAGGTCAGTAAATTATTATTTACATCACCCGTATAATCATTATTTTTATAAAACTTCTCAGCAGTTTGCTTTAAATGTCTAAACTTGTACTGCAATCTAAGGTAATTAAGCTTAACTAGATGTGATTTAAAGTTAATAGTTTGGACATCATGATTAAATTCATTTACTAACGTTGTTGGATTAGCGTTAAGAAACGCATCCCATTTTATTGCATTGATATAATTACAGGAAGTAGCGTTCTCTTCAATTTGTTTACTTGAGAACCACTTATAAAACATTGGTTCTCTTACATAATTCTCTAACCCTACTATTTCTCTAGAATTAGATTCGTCATTAAATTCTAACATCAAATCTCCTAACTTTGTTTAATATCAACTCTTAAAATTGTTTTCTCTGTTGCTAAGAGTCCACCAAGTACAAAATCAAGATATGAATGTGCAATATCAGTTGAATCTCTATCCACTTGCTCATTTGGCATTGGTAGCATATATTTACTTGGTTTGAATTTGATTAGTTCAGCATTTAATGGATAAATGAGTATTTGATTTTGAAGTAAATTACTTGTTTCAATATAGACTTCTCTTCTATTATTAACAGCTTTTATTGTCTTAATAAGGAAGTCCTCCCAAGAATCATTAGAAGAATAAACATTAGATGATGAAGAAGAATTTGTTATTGCATATGGTTTAACTAACTTTAAACTAGTTAATGGATCAACTAATACCATCATAGGAGTTGAGAATTCATCTCCTAGCTCTAATTTTGCAAGACCCTTTTCGATACTTTCAAATATTTTATCCATTTTATCTTTATTTGATGATTCAACTTCTTCTTTTACTTGATCTGGCATATTTAAGAGCCCATACATATTAGGTAACATTCGTTTTTGATTCTTTCCATCTTTCTGGATTGACACAGTACCTGTTAATACAAAATGATTTATTAGTTTTATTATTTCATTTGTTGCAAGTTTATATGCCTCCCCAAATGGAAGTAAATTATTATTTACATCTCCAGCATAATCATTACCTTTATAAAATTTTTCAGAAGTTTGTTTTAAGTGTCTAAATTTATATTGTAACTTTAAATAATTAAGTCTTACTGACTCTGAACGAAATCCAATGGTTGCAATAGTATTAACTTCATTAATTAGTGTTGTAGGATTAGCATTAAGAAATGCATCCCATTTAATTGTTTTTAAATATCCCATCTTTAAATCAACATCTTCAATTTGTTCTTTTGAAAACCAGTTATAAAATACTGGTAATTTAATTTCTGAGAAAATATTTGCTATTTCTTTTGCATAATAATTTTGATCATATAATTCTGACATCTCTAACCTCCTTTAACTTATTAACTTGGTCTGGCTTTATTACCGTAAATAGCTACATTAACTATGCAAATTTTGTTTGTAGTACCATCAAGTGAAATTGCATCTGATAAAGCATAGGCATTAATCTTATTATTACTTGAGCTATCTTTTTCAAGCTCACCATTTGTATCAAATTTAACTTTATCTTTTCTTTTTATACCACTGCTTTGTTTTGCTATTAAATATCCAGTGAAATTATTTGTAATAGGTATTACTGTTGCTGTTTGAGTAAATTCATCTATATCAGTACATATACCATATAAATAATCTTCACCACCAACTTCTACATGTGGTTCATAATGTGGATTATTATCTTGTGTTGTTGCATTGACAACAAGTTTTACTCCTCTTTTATATGGATATCCTTTAAAATAATAATTCTCTAACTTATCATAACGACTAGTTACAGTCCCACCTTGATTTTGTAAATGCTGATTTTTATCTTTAAAATCAACTTTATTACTAAAAACTCCTGCATCACTAATAGGGTTCTTCATTTGTTTTTTTAGTTCTTTTGCCTTAGTGTGATATTGACTTATCAAGTTATTTATATCTGACATTTAAACTCCTTCCTTTAACCAATAGATTTATTTCCATAAAGAGCTATTTTGACTAAATTTAATTTA is a window from the Borrelia puertoricensis genome containing:
- a CDS encoding DUF3890 domain-containing protein, whose amino-acid sequence is MQQRTAQQEIERQEEELFISRLHSNIISLLGISIEEFSIQSFMMQINLLESILLANGIQSEKLTYNDIFLLTYYHIGCELRKKGIVRELEFERIKREKFNELEIDYHPISDTSQSDSCNKNFCLRFDAYLDKVKRDTTSPSCIGVV
- a CDS encoding DUF1506 family protein: MNNLRDRLSQMSQRMIFTYKAPDPLRLYKFETITLDDNFYQRVFNKEDYLEFTGIIIDISPQELRMIYDSNLFDLQGLSKLYTSDDIIFNLQDRISIGDNYYEIVSIDSSIGYQTLILKDVVWK
- a CDS encoding DUF228 domain-containing protein; translated protein: MSDINNLISQYHTKAKELKKQMKNPISDAGVFSNKVDFKDKNQHLQNQGGTVTSRYDKLENYYFKGYPYKRGVKLVVNATTQDNNPHYEPHVEVGGEDYLYGICTDIDEFTQTATVIPITNNFTGYLIAKQSSGIKRKDKVKFDTNGELEKDSSSNNKINAYALSDAISLDGTTNKICIVNVAIYGNKARPS